Proteins found in one Cellulomonas palmilytica genomic segment:
- a CDS encoding GDSL-type esterase/lipase family protein: protein MGELRLVVIGDELVAGAGDPKSLGWVGRVAARTRTDDRLTVLTLAVPGETTTELGQRWEDEVARRLVPDVDTRLVIGLGRSDLGAGLSLARSRLNLANVLDVAEQRRLPAFVVGPPPGAAADGDRLAELSGAFGDVATRRRVPYVDTYTPLAAHEQWLADLAAGDGLLPGQAGYGLMAWLVLHTGWHTWLGLPDDAA, encoded by the coding sequence GTGGGAGAGCTACGTCTCGTGGTGATCGGCGACGAGCTCGTCGCGGGCGCCGGCGACCCCAAGTCGCTCGGCTGGGTGGGGCGCGTCGCCGCCCGCACCCGCACCGACGACCGACTCACGGTCCTGACCCTCGCCGTCCCCGGCGAGACGACGACCGAGCTCGGGCAGCGCTGGGAGGACGAGGTCGCGCGCCGGCTCGTGCCCGACGTCGACACCCGCCTCGTCATCGGCCTGGGCCGCTCCGACCTCGGCGCAGGCCTGTCGCTCGCGCGCAGCCGCCTCAACCTCGCCAACGTGCTCGACGTCGCCGAGCAGCGGCGGCTGCCCGCGTTCGTCGTCGGCCCGCCGCCCGGTGCCGCGGCGGACGGCGACCGCCTCGCGGAGCTGTCGGGCGCGTTCGGCGACGTCGCGACGCGCCGGCGCGTGCCCTACGTCGACACGTACACGCCGCTCGCCGCGCACGAGCAGTGGCTCGCCGACCTGGCCGCGGGCGACGGGCTGCTGCCCGGGCAGGCCGGGTACGGGCTCATGGCCTGGCTCGTCCTGCACACGGGCTGGCACACCTGGCTCGGGCTCCCCGACGACGCGGCCTGA
- a CDS encoding GlxA family transcriptional regulator, translated as MLRTVTAVLLPNVAPFELGVACEVFGIDRSDTGGPSFDFRVCALEPGPVSVKGGAFGLVVDHDLTATQDADLVVVPAYGAEPAPAPEPVLDALRAAHARGAWILSICSGAFALGEAGLLDGRACTTHWMHAAELARQYPDARVDPSVLYVDDDRVLTSAGTAAGIDAGLYLVRRELGAAAAATIARRMVVPPHRDGGQAQYVDTPLPCEADTLAPLLAWLVDHLDEEHTVPALAARALMSERTFARRFRAETGTTPAAWLTRQRLARAQELLERTDASVDEIARVAGFGSAAVLRHHFSRSLGTSPQAYRRTFACRDDAACDDVADEDVA; from the coding sequence ATGCTCCGCACCGTGACCGCCGTGCTCCTGCCCAACGTCGCGCCGTTCGAGCTCGGCGTGGCCTGCGAGGTCTTCGGCATCGACCGCTCCGACACCGGCGGCCCGTCCTTCGACTTCCGCGTCTGCGCGCTCGAGCCCGGGCCCGTGAGCGTCAAGGGCGGCGCGTTCGGGCTCGTCGTCGACCACGACCTGACCGCCACGCAGGACGCCGACCTCGTCGTCGTCCCCGCGTACGGCGCCGAGCCCGCGCCCGCGCCCGAACCCGTGCTCGACGCGCTGCGCGCCGCGCACGCCCGCGGCGCGTGGATCCTGTCGATCTGCAGCGGCGCGTTCGCGCTCGGCGAGGCAGGTCTGCTCGACGGGCGGGCCTGCACCACGCACTGGATGCACGCCGCCGAGCTCGCCCGGCAGTACCCCGACGCGCGCGTCGACCCGTCCGTGCTCTACGTCGACGACGACCGCGTGCTCACCTCCGCGGGCACCGCGGCCGGCATCGACGCGGGCCTCTACCTCGTGCGCCGCGAGCTCGGCGCCGCGGCCGCCGCCACGATCGCGCGGCGCATGGTCGTGCCCCCGCACCGCGACGGGGGACAGGCGCAGTACGTCGACACGCCGCTGCCGTGCGAGGCCGACACGCTCGCACCGCTGCTCGCCTGGCTCGTCGACCACCTCGACGAGGAGCACACCGTCCCCGCGCTCGCAGCCCGCGCGCTCATGTCCGAGCGCACGTTCGCGCGGCGGTTCCGCGCCGAGACCGGTACGACGCCCGCCGCGTGGCTCACGCGCCAGCGCCTCGCCCGCGCGCAGGAGCTGCTCGAGCGCACCGACGCGAGCGTCGACGAGATCGCGCGCGTCGCCGGGTTCGGCAGCGCGGCCGTGCTGCGGCACCACTTCTCGCGGTCGCTCGGCACGAGCCCGCAGGCGTACCGCCGCACGTTCGCGTGCCGCGACGACGCCGCGTGCGACGACGTCGCCGACGAGGACGTCGCCTGA
- a CDS encoding multifunctional oxoglutarate decarboxylase/oxoglutarate dehydrogenase thiamine pyrophosphate-binding subunit/dihydrolipoyllysine-residue succinyltransferase subunit, protein MRAVFGANEWLVDELYEQYLQDKNAVDPAWWDFFEGYKPGERSDERPAANGVTGNGGTTATAPPADGAFQPAAPAPAQAPAQPSAQAAAQASAQAAAQAAARAVPAQPAPADGASPVATAQPATAPYAAVAQKPSRDEGPEATDDVQRLRGPAARVVTNMESSLEVPTATSVRAVPAKLMVDNRIVVNNHLQRGRGGKISFTHLIGYALVEALKDMPAMNAAYTLVDGKPGVTQPAHVNLGLAIDLAKPDGTRQLLVPSIKKAETLDFAQFWSAYEDVVRRARGGKLTVDDFAGTTISLTNPGTIGTVHSVPRLMQGQGAIIGVGAMEYPAEFQGTSDDRLNELGVSRVLTITSTYDHRIIQGAQSGDFLRILSKKLLGEDGFYDRVFAALRVPYEPVRWVRDTPSDPDAEGAKPARIAELIHAYRSRGHLMADTDPLAYRQRKHPDLDIQNHGLTLWDLDRTFPTGGFTGKSRATLRDVLGLLRDSYCRTTGIEYMHLQDPRQRRWLQERLESGWARTPREDQLRVLRRLNAAEAFETFLQTKYVGQKRFSLEGGESVIPLLDAILSRAADSGLDEVAIGMAHRGRLNVLANIAGKSYAQIFSEFEGNQDPKSVQGSGDVKYHLGTEGVFTAESGATTKVYLAANPSHLEAVDPVLEGIVRAKQDRIDLGGDGFSVLPILVHGDAAFAGQGVVFETLNLAQLRGYRTGGTIHVIINNQVGFTTGPSSSRSSQYATDVVKGLQVPVFHVNGDDPEAVVRAAELAFEYREQFDRDVVIDMLCYRRRGHNEGDDPSMTQPLMYNLIEAKRSVRKLYTETLVARGDITIDEAEQALRDYQSQLERVFAETREDGWAPPAPSTESVAGLERPESQLEDAGVMVGWQTAVPASVLERIGRAHVRPPEGFTVHPKLQQLLEKREQMSRDGGIDWGFGEILAFGSLLIEGTPVRLAGQDSRRGTFVQRHAVLHDRETGAEWTPLLYLSGDQAKFWVYDSSLSEYACLGFEYGYSVERPDALVLWEAQFGDFVNGAQTVIDEFISSAEQKWAQRSSVVLLLPHGYEGQGPDHSSARIERFLQLAAQENMVIAQPSTPASYFHLLRRQAYNRPRKPLVVFTPKSMLRLKSASSAVEDFTTGTWRPAVRDELAEAKAGQVTRVLLCSGKVYWDLLAHRVKSGDEQTAIVRLEQLYPLDEASISAALAPFDGAELVWVQDEPHNQGPWPYLSMHLPPLLGRPLRGVSRPESASPATGTAKKHQAQQATLIEQAFAR, encoded by the coding sequence ATGCGTGCCGTATTCGGCGCCAACGAGTGGCTCGTGGACGAGCTGTACGAGCAGTACCTCCAGGACAAGAACGCGGTCGACCCCGCGTGGTGGGACTTCTTCGAGGGCTACAAGCCCGGTGAGAGGTCGGACGAGCGTCCGGCGGCGAACGGTGTGACGGGCAACGGCGGGACGACCGCCACGGCACCGCCCGCCGACGGGGCGTTCCAGCCCGCGGCGCCCGCCCCCGCGCAGGCCCCCGCGCAGCCGTCGGCGCAGGCCGCCGCGCAGGCGTCGGCGCAGGCCGCCGCGCAGGCCGCCGCCCGCGCCGTGCCCGCGCAGCCGGCCCCTGCCGACGGCGCCTCGCCCGTCGCGACGGCCCAGCCCGCGACCGCGCCGTACGCGGCCGTCGCGCAGAAGCCGTCGCGCGACGAGGGCCCCGAGGCCACCGACGACGTGCAGCGCCTGCGCGGCCCGGCCGCGCGCGTCGTCACCAACATGGAGTCCTCGCTCGAGGTCCCGACCGCCACCTCGGTGCGCGCCGTGCCGGCCAAGCTCATGGTGGACAACCGCATCGTCGTGAACAACCACCTGCAGCGTGGCCGCGGCGGCAAGATCTCGTTCACGCACCTCATCGGGTACGCCCTGGTCGAGGCGCTCAAGGACATGCCCGCGATGAACGCGGCGTACACGCTCGTCGACGGCAAGCCCGGCGTCACGCAGCCCGCGCACGTCAACCTCGGCCTCGCGATCGACCTCGCCAAGCCGGACGGCACGCGCCAGCTCCTGGTGCCGTCGATCAAGAAGGCCGAGACGCTCGACTTCGCGCAGTTCTGGAGCGCGTACGAGGACGTCGTGCGGCGCGCCCGCGGCGGCAAGCTCACGGTCGACGACTTCGCGGGCACGACGATCTCGCTGACCAACCCCGGCACCATCGGCACGGTCCACTCGGTGCCGCGCCTCATGCAGGGCCAGGGCGCGATCATCGGCGTCGGCGCGATGGAGTACCCCGCGGAGTTCCAGGGCACGTCCGACGACCGGCTCAACGAGCTCGGCGTCTCGCGCGTGCTCACGATCACCAGCACGTACGACCACCGGATCATCCAGGGCGCGCAGTCGGGCGACTTCCTGCGCATCCTGTCGAAGAAGCTCCTCGGCGAGGACGGCTTCTACGACCGCGTGTTCGCGGCGCTGCGCGTCCCGTACGAGCCCGTGCGCTGGGTGCGCGACACGCCGAGCGACCCCGACGCCGAGGGCGCGAAGCCCGCGCGCATCGCCGAGCTCATCCACGCGTACCGCTCGCGCGGGCACCTCATGGCGGACACCGACCCGCTCGCCTACCGCCAGCGCAAGCACCCGGACCTGGACATCCAGAACCACGGCCTGACGCTGTGGGACCTGGACCGCACGTTCCCGACGGGCGGGTTCACGGGCAAGTCGCGCGCGACGCTGCGCGACGTCCTCGGCCTGCTGCGTGACTCGTACTGCCGCACCACGGGCATCGAGTACATGCACCTGCAGGACCCGCGCCAGCGCCGCTGGCTGCAGGAGCGGCTCGAGTCCGGCTGGGCGCGCACGCCGCGTGAGGACCAGCTGCGCGTGCTGCGCCGCCTCAACGCCGCCGAGGCGTTCGAGACGTTCCTGCAGACGAAGTACGTGGGCCAGAAGCGGTTCTCGCTCGAGGGCGGCGAGTCGGTCATCCCGCTGCTCGACGCGATCCTGTCGCGTGCGGCGGACAGCGGTCTCGACGAGGTCGCGATCGGCATGGCGCACCGCGGGCGCCTCAACGTGCTCGCCAACATCGCGGGCAAGTCGTACGCGCAGATCTTCAGCGAGTTCGAGGGCAACCAGGACCCGAAGTCGGTCCAGGGCTCGGGCGACGTGAAGTACCACCTCGGCACCGAGGGCGTGTTCACGGCCGAGTCGGGGGCGACGACGAAGGTGTACCTCGCCGCGAACCCGTCGCACCTCGAGGCGGTCGACCCGGTGCTCGAGGGCATCGTGCGCGCCAAGCAGGACCGCATCGACCTGGGTGGCGACGGGTTCTCCGTGCTGCCGATCCTCGTGCACGGCGACGCGGCGTTCGCGGGGCAGGGCGTGGTCTTCGAGACGCTCAACCTCGCGCAGCTGCGCGGGTACCGCACGGGCGGCACGATCCACGTCATCATCAACAACCAGGTCGGGTTCACCACCGGCCCGTCGTCGTCGCGCTCGTCGCAGTACGCGACCGACGTGGTCAAGGGCCTGCAGGTGCCGGTGTTCCACGTGAACGGCGACGACCCCGAGGCCGTCGTGCGCGCCGCGGAGCTCGCGTTCGAGTACCGCGAGCAGTTCGACCGCGACGTCGTGATCGACATGCTGTGCTACCGCCGCCGCGGTCACAACGAGGGCGACGACCCGTCGATGACGCAGCCGCTCATGTACAACCTCATCGAGGCGAAGCGCTCGGTGCGCAAGCTGTACACCGAGACGCTCGTGGCGCGCGGCGACATCACGATCGACGAGGCCGAGCAGGCGCTGCGCGACTACCAGTCGCAGCTCGAGCGCGTGTTCGCCGAGACGCGCGAGGACGGCTGGGCGCCGCCGGCGCCGTCGACCGAGTCGGTCGCGGGCCTCGAGCGCCCCGAGTCGCAGCTCGAGGACGCGGGCGTCATGGTCGGCTGGCAGACGGCCGTCCCGGCGTCGGTGCTCGAACGGATCGGGCGCGCGCACGTGCGGCCGCCGGAGGGCTTCACGGTCCACCCGAAGCTCCAGCAGCTGCTCGAGAAGCGCGAGCAGATGTCGCGCGACGGCGGGATCGACTGGGGCTTCGGCGAGATCCTCGCGTTCGGCTCGCTGCTCATCGAGGGCACGCCCGTGCGCCTCGCGGGCCAGGACTCGCGCCGCGGCACCTTCGTGCAGCGTCACGCGGTGCTGCACGACCGCGAGACCGGTGCGGAGTGGACGCCGCTGCTGTACCTGTCGGGCGACCAGGCGAAGTTCTGGGTGTACGACTCGTCGCTGTCGGAGTACGCGTGCCTGGGCTTCGAGTACGGCTACTCGGTCGAGCGTCCGGACGCGCTCGTGCTGTGGGAGGCGCAGTTCGGCGACTTCGTCAACGGCGCGCAGACCGTGATCGACGAGTTCATCTCGTCGGCCGAGCAGAAGTGGGCGCAGCGCTCGTCGGTCGTGCTGCTGCTCCCCCACGGCTACGAGGGCCAGGGGCCGGACCACTCCTCGGCGCGCATCGAACGGTTCCTGCAGCTCGCCGCGCAGGAGAACATGGTCATCGCGCAGCCGTCGACGCCCGCGTCGTACTTCCACCTGCTGCGCCGCCAGGCGTACAACCGTCCCCGCAAGCCGCTCGTGGTGTTCACGCCGAAGTCGATGCTCCGCCTGAAGTCGGCGTCGTCGGCCGTCGAGGACTTCACGACCGGCACGTGGCGGCCCGCGGTGCGCGACGAGCTCGCCGAGGCCAAGGCCGGGCAGGTCACGCGCGTGCTCCTGTGCTCGGGCAAGGTCTACTGGGACCTGCTCGCGCACCGCGTGAAGTCGGGCGACGAGCAGACCGCGATCGTCCGGCTCGAGCAGCTCTACCCGCTCGACGAGGCGTCGATCTCCGCGGCGCTCGCGCCGTTCGACGGCGCCGAGCTCGTGTGGGTCCAGGACGAGCCGCACAACCAGGGCCCGTGGCCGTACCTGTCGATGCACCTGCCCCCGCTGCTGGGCCGCCCGCTGCGTGGGGTGTCCCGCCCCGAGTCGGCGTCGCCGGCGACGGGTACCGCCAAGAAGCACCAGGCGCAGCAGGCGACGCTCATCGAGCAGGCGTTCGCTCGCTGA